The stretch of DNA TCGTGTGCTCCGCCATCACGTTCCCCCTTCCCGTCCTACCGCTCACGATGCACCCAGTTATCGATGATCACTGCCACGACCAGCAGCGCGCCCGTGATGATCAACTGCGTGTAGGTGCTGATCCCCATGATGTCCATACCATTGCGCAGCATGACCAGGAAAACGGCACCCAGCGCCGCACCGAAGATATTCCCCTCGCCACCGCGGATCGAGACTCCACCGAGCACCGCCGCTGCGATCGATTCCAACGGGAAGCTCGCCCCCAAGGTCGGCTCACCCGACCCCACCCGTGCCGTCAGCAAGAGACCAGTCACCCCCACCAGGACCCCAGCGATCGCATAGGCGAGGAAGAGATAGAAACGGACCGCGATGCCCGAGAGGCGCGCCGCCTCCGCATTGCTTCCGATCGCGTACCAGTACCGCCCAAAGCGCGTCCAGTGCAGCAGGAGATACATGACCAAGAGGACGAGCACCATGACGAACCAGGGAACGGGAATGCCCAACACTTTACCGGTATAGAGGGTGCTGGAGAAATAACCGGGCAAGCCGAACACTGGTACTCCGCGAGAAACTTTCAGAGCCACACCGGACACCGCCGTCATCATGGCCAGGGTCACGATGAACGGCGGCACGCGAAACACCGAGACGAACAGTCCATTGAGCGCACCGATACCGGTCGCCACCGCGATCGCTGCCAGGGTCGCGATCACCAGACCAGTCAGTGGTGCGTCCGGGTGATCCAGGAGCTGCAGGCCGACCACGATACTGACCAGTGCGATCGAGGAGCCCATCGAAAGATCGAAGCCACCAGTCAGGAGCACCAATGTCTGGGCAACCGATACGATGATCAAGAAAAGCGCCTGTGTCAAGATGGTCGAGAGGTTCGTACGCGTAAAGAAGTTCGGCGAAGCGATGGAAAAGAAGAGCAAGAGGCCGATCAGCAAAACCGGGAGCAGCCCCAGTTGATCGATGACCCCTCGCACCCAGCGGAGACGTCCGAGAGCGACATAGCGTCCGGTCGCGACTTCACGCGGCGTCGACACCGGTCCGCCCGACCTCCTCTCTTGTGTGCCCGAAGTAGTACTGCAACAAGCGTTCCTCGGACACTTCCTCGTGGCGCATGATCGCCACGAGTTCCCCCTGGAACATCACCACGACCCGGTGACAGACGTGCAGCAGCTCCAGCATATCCGAGGTGATGAACAGGACTGCCGCCCCCTGTCTGGCGAGTTCGTGCAAGAGCTCGTAGACAGCGATCTTCGCGCCGACATCGATCCCCTGCGTCGGCTCGTCCAGCACGAAGACTCGGGTGGTCCGGATCATGCCACGTGCCAGCGCTACCTTCTGCTGGTTCCCACCCGAGAGATTACGCACCCGCGCATCGGGATTCGGGGGAACGATGGCCAAGCGCCGGATGTATTCGGTCACCATGCGCCGCTCACGCCGCTTGTCGAGGATGCCCCCCGCTCGCTGGAACCGCTCGAGCGCTGCGATCGTCATGTTTTCGAGCACCGAGCGATTGGTGAAGAGACCCTCGTGGCGCCGGTCAGCCGGGAAATACATGAGCCCTCGCTCCAAGAGCGTGCGCGGGCTGATCCGGTCGAGCGGGATTCGTTCCCCGAAGAGCTCGATTTCCCCTGCCGTGATCGGCTCCAGACCCACGAGCGCTCGCCCGAGAAGTCCCTTTCCCGAACCGATCAATCCGCCCACGCCGAGAATTTCACCGGCGCGGAGCGTCAGGTGTACCCCCCGAAGGCCATGCGCAGTCGTCAACCCACGAACCGCCAGAACGACTGCAGCTGATTCGGGAACCGGCTGCAGCACTGGGTAGATTTGCTCGTATTCCCGACCGGTCATCAATGTGATCAGCCGGTCCGTCGTCATCTCGTGCACCGACAAGGTCGCGACATGCCGACCATCCCGCATCACCGTCACGCGGTCGGCGATCTCGTACAGTTCCTCCAAGCGGTGCGTGATCCAGATTACCCCTACCCCTTGCCCGCGCAGTTCCCGGACGAGATCGTAGAGCACGCGCGTTTCACGGTCGGTCAGGGAAGCGGTCGGCTCGTCGAGGATCAGGACCTTCGGTCGTTCGAGCGTCGCCTTGGCGATCTCGACCAGATAGCGCTGCGGCACGGTCAAATCACGCACCTTCGCAGTGGGCGAGATCCCAGCATCGAAGAGACCCAGTTGAGCCACACTGCGCGCCTGCATCGCTGGCTTGCGCAGAAGCCCGGGAGTCGTCAACTCCCGCCCTAAGAAGATGTTTTCTGCGACGCTCAACGCTGGCACCAAGCTCAGGTGCTGGAAGACAGCGCGGATCCCCAACTCTTGAGCATGGTGGGGCGACCGGATCTGCACCGGTCGCCCCTCGAGCTCGATCGTCCCCCCGTCTGGATGAAGCGAACCAGCGAAGATGTTGACGAGGGTCGACTTCCCTGCCCCGTTCTCGCCGACGAGCGCATGGACCTCCCCGGCACGCAGCTCGAACGAGACCCGGTCGAGAGCGAGCACACCCGGGAAGCGCTTGGAGACCTCGATGGCCCGCAGGAGCTCCGCCATGCGTCGGCCTCGTCACGCCTTCGGCTTCACCGAGAAGACCGGACGGAAATCACGCGGACCGAACATGTCTTCATACTTGAACTCCTTGTAGTTCTTGGGCGTGACCACCTTGATGATCGGTCCAGCCCGGAACGGGAAATCCACGCC from Thermomicrobium roseum DSM 5159 encodes:
- a CDS encoding ABC transporter permease; this encodes MSTPREVATGRYVALGRLRWVRGVIDQLGLLPVLLIGLLLFFSIASPNFFTRTNLSTILTQALFLIIVSVAQTLVLLTGGFDLSMGSSIALVSIVVGLQLLDHPDAPLTGLVIATLAAIAVATGIGALNGLFVSVFRVPPFIVTLAMMTAVSGVALKVSRGVPVFGLPGYFSSTLYTGKVLGIPVPWFVMVLVLLVMYLLLHWTRFGRYWYAIGSNAEAARLSGIAVRFYLFLAYAIAGVLVGVTGLLLTARVGSGEPTLGASFPLESIAAAVLGGVSIRGGEGNIFGAALGAVFLVMLRNGMDIMGISTYTQLIITGALLVVAVIIDNWVHRER
- a CDS encoding sugar ABC transporter ATP-binding protein, whose protein sequence is MAELLRAIEVSKRFPGVLALDRVSFELRAGEVHALVGENGAGKSTLVNIFAGSLHPDGGTIELEGRPVQIRSPHHAQELGIRAVFQHLSLVPALSVAENIFLGRELTTPGLLRKPAMQARSVAQLGLFDAGISPTAKVRDLTVPQRYLVEIAKATLERPKVLILDEPTASLTDRETRVLYDLVRELRGQGVGVIWITHRLEELYEIADRVTVMRDGRHVATLSVHEMTTDRLITLMTGREYEQIYPVLQPVPESAAVVLAVRGLTTAHGLRGVHLTLRAGEILGVGGLIGSGKGLLGRALVGLEPITAGEIELFGERIPLDRISPRTLLERGLMYFPADRRHEGLFTNRSVLENMTIAALERFQRAGGILDKRRERRMVTEYIRRLAIVPPNPDARVRNLSGGNQQKVALARGMIRTTRVFVLDEPTQGIDVGAKIAVYELLHELARQGAAVLFITSDMLELLHVCHRVVVMFQGELVAIMRHEEVSEERLLQYYFGHTREEVGRTGVDAA